From Toxorhynchites rutilus septentrionalis strain SRP chromosome 2, ASM2978413v1, whole genome shotgun sequence, a single genomic window includes:
- the LOC129769168 gene encoding forkhead box protein F2, giving the protein MIKTEEHADSSAISAPGGYHYRNISSNIVVATPHIIENPALQVMDDKMSMNHYHYHGAVHSSQIDIKNEMDERNSPAYHIADMKMDSDKIPSMYHHFDKISTYYINRSPYLISQINEDTDYTEPRTSYLSQLDSSINTMKLTENVSVPPIINYQSLAHTDLSSLQRCRSNGSSGGHISPTSSINSTPTITTAQSIIHANSTSGGHITVNQNPAMPNSPSASPITPAASPPLPSSTQTAIVSMDSNGSNGQKKMSGVSGSGEQQLTSTTGSGESSTKKTSGGRRQEKPQLSYINMIVMAIKDSPHRRRTLSEIYKYLQSKYDFFNGEYNGWKNSVRHNLSLNECFKKLPKECGKPGKGHYWTIDASAEYMFEDEGSLRRRPRGFRRKQQLKAFTGGSAFYPAGSTGYEITVPEMPNSYLSQPYASYDYPNANGQSFSDSWHYPAEGLTQYSKITHTSLHDPQPPSSPGQQNQTSSGLDYGNYSFAASPYNIDNGIKMASLPPMAQSASSTVGSVSVSPSLPPAGSSIIGSVSMATNGGAQSSSMEAVTGMDCGKVITGYSGSLGNHSSMLASQHLHHHHHHHHHPQHGGCGSNAGVNTVLTSNMSYDHGKYVN; this is encoded by the exons ATGATTAAGACGGAAGAACATGCAGATTCCAGCGCGATTAGTGCTCCCGGAGGTTATCATTACCGGAATATTTCCTCCAATATTGTGGTAGCCACTCCGCATATCATCGAGAATCCAGCGCTGCAAGTTATGGACGACAAAATGTCCATGaaccattatcattatcatgGAGCGGTTCACTCATCTCAGATcgatataaaaaatgaaatggatGAGCGGAATTCTCCAGCCTATCATATCGCGGATATGAAAATGGATTCGGATAAAATCCCTTCGATGTATCATCACTTTGATAAGATCTCCACATACTACATCAATCGATCGCCTTACCTCATATCACAGATCAATGAAGACACGGATTACACCGAGCCTCGCACATCCTATCTGTCCCAGCTGGATAGTTCGATAAACACTATGAAATTGACTGAAAACGTATCCGTGCCACCAATAATAAACTACCAGTCCCTAGCACACACGGATTTATCATCGCTTCAGCGCTGTCGTAGTAATGGAAGCAGTGGGGGACACATTTCTCCGACATCATCAATCAACTCGACGCCCACTATTACCACTGCTCAATCGATCATCCACGCGAACAGCACCAGTGGGGGTCACATTACCGTAAACCAGAATCCAGCGATGCCGAACTCACCTTCGGCTTCTCCGATCACACCGGCAGCTTCACCTCCCTTGCCAAGCTCAACCCAAACAGCGATAGTTAGCATGGACAGCAATGGTTCCAATGGACAGAAGAAAATGTCGGGCGTGTCTGGGAGCGGGGAACAGCAGTTGACCAGTACAACGGGATCTGGAGAAAGTAGCACCAAAAAGACTAGCGGAGGTCGACGACAGGAGAAGCCGCAACTGAGCTATATCAATATGATTGTAATGGCTATCAAGGATTCACCACACCGGAGGAGAACCCTCAGCGAAATCTATAAATATTTGCAATCGAA GTACGACTTTTTCAACGGCGAGTATAACGGCTGGAAGAATTCGGTTCGACACAACTTAAGCTTGAACGAGTGCTTCAAGAAACTCCCCAAAGAATGTGGTAAGCCAGGCAAGGGCCACTACTGGACGATAGACGCTTCGGCAGAGTACATGTTCGAAGACGAGGGCAGTCTGAGGCGGAGACCACGCGGTTTCCGGCGAAAGCAACAGCTGAAGGCATTCACCGGTGGCAGTGCTTTCTATCCGGCGGGCAGCACTGGGTACGAAATTACCGTTCCCGAAATGCCGAACAGCTACTTATCTCAGCCCTACGCCTCATACGATTATCCCAACGCGAATGGGCAATCATTTTCCGACTCGTGGCACTATCCGGCGGAGGGATTGACTCAATACTCGAAGATCACCCACACCTCTTTGCACGATCCGCAACCACCGAGTTCCCCCGGACAGCAGAATCAAACCTCAAGTGGGCTTGACTACGGCAATTATTCGTTCGCTGCCAGCCCATACAATATCGATAAtg GTATCAAGATGGCCTCCCTTCCACCAATGGCACAGTCTGCGTCATCGACGGTGGGATCAGTGTCCGTGTCGCCATCGTTACCACCCGCTGGAAGTAGCATAATAGGATCGGTGTCAATGGCAACAAATGGCGGAGCACAGTCTTCTTCCATGGAAGCAGTCACCGGCATGGATTGCGGCAAGGTGATAACCGGTTACTCTGGTTCCCTGGGAAACCATTCGTCCATGCTGGCATCGCAACATCtgcaccatcatcatcatcaccaccaTCATCCCCAGCATGGTGGATGTGGATCTAATGCTGGCGTAAACACAGTGCTAACGTCGAATATGTCCTATGACCATGGAAAATATGTGAATTAA